Proteins from a genomic interval of Cognatishimia sp. WU-CL00825:
- a CDS encoding site-specific integrase, which translates to MRKVVEENERMKRKYVFDLEQADGLDAKSTDKILAAILKFEQSTGFKPFKKFHIDQAAKFKTHLFKAKNQRGQPLSHSTVDATLSLVRKFFLWLAGQSGYKKALTYSDTRYFNNNRKSARIAHTANEKQSPSLEAAFHAFQAMPDATEFDKRNKALFAFFMLTGARVGAVASLRLKHIDLFHGKVFQDPREVNTKAAKTIDTTFFPVNPAYLECFTAWIDFLRTEKFFGDTDALFPKAQMGLAKTGGFQNVGLSRDPFATTAPLNKIIRNAFAMVQLPHYTPHAFRTTLIKMANDRCATVEEFKAWGMNIGHENMAVTMGSYLPIPNQRKEELIKNMKLA; encoded by the coding sequence ATGAGAAAAGTTGTCGAAGAAAACGAAAGGATGAAGCGCAAATATGTCTTCGACCTTGAGCAAGCGGATGGGTTGGATGCTAAGTCTACAGACAAGATTCTGGCGGCGATCTTGAAGTTTGAGCAATCCACAGGGTTCAAGCCATTCAAGAAATTCCATATCGACCAAGCCGCCAAATTCAAAACCCACCTTTTCAAAGCAAAAAATCAACGCGGGCAACCCTTGAGCCATTCGACGGTGGACGCCACCCTATCACTGGTGCGCAAGTTCTTTCTTTGGTTGGCGGGGCAGTCTGGTTACAAAAAGGCCCTGACCTATAGTGATACGCGCTACTTCAATAATAATCGCAAGTCGGCACGGATTGCACATACCGCCAATGAGAAACAAAGCCCGTCACTTGAGGCCGCCTTTCACGCTTTCCAAGCCATGCCCGACGCAACTGAGTTCGATAAGCGCAACAAGGCTCTGTTTGCGTTCTTTATGCTGACAGGCGCGCGCGTGGGGGCTGTGGCATCCCTTAGGCTCAAACATATCGACCTGTTTCATGGCAAGGTGTTCCAAGACCCGCGTGAAGTGAATACAAAAGCGGCCAAAACTATCGACACAACTTTCTTCCCCGTTAATCCGGCCTATCTTGAGTGTTTCACGGCTTGGATTGATTTTCTGCGCACTGAAAAGTTCTTTGGCGATACCGATGCTCTGTTCCCCAAAGCCCAGATGGGGCTGGCGAAAACGGGTGGCTTTCAAAATGTTGGTCTGTCGCGTGACCCATTTGCCACCACCGCCCCACTAAACAAGATCATCCGCAATGCGTTTGCGATGGTGCAACTGCCGCATTACACGCCCCACGCCTTTCGAACGACCCTGATCAAGATGGCGAATGACCGATGTGCAACTGTAGAAGAGTTCAAGGCATGGGGCATGAACATCGGCCATGAAAATATGGCGGTCACGATGGGGTCATATTTGCCAATTCCCAATCAGCGTAAAGAAGAGCTGATCAAGAATATGAAGTTGGCGTAG
- a CDS encoding SPOR domain-containing protein, translating into MITFGPKQNSTAHFGRAVLMITSLALLGACEQLSDFNLLKPNAEATNEASAQTSTKFVERDVEAPEVFSVAEAGLWDGRPSLGGVWVAHPDVADPERVIIRNKANGKFVIGALFRRERAIPGPRLQLSSDAAAALSMLAGQPIELEVTALRREETPLEMPVEDTVEAADQVETSTLDPIAAASSAIEKADKKPLPAPAVEAAAKPKSASTSKLSKAFVQIGIFSVEANAKGAAAQMRSAGMVPTVKEQTSKGKTFWRVLVGPANSSAERSALVKKIHKTGFTDAYAVTH; encoded by the coding sequence ATGATTACATTTGGTCCCAAACAAAACTCAACAGCTCACTTCGGCCGCGCGGTTCTGATGATCACCAGTCTTGCGCTTTTGGGCGCTTGCGAACAATTGAGTGATTTCAATCTATTAAAGCCAAACGCAGAAGCCACAAATGAAGCATCTGCGCAAACCAGCACCAAATTTGTGGAGCGAGATGTAGAAGCTCCGGAGGTGTTTAGCGTTGCAGAAGCAGGTCTATGGGATGGCCGACCAAGTCTGGGCGGCGTTTGGGTTGCGCATCCGGATGTAGCAGATCCGGAAAGAGTGATCATCCGCAATAAGGCAAATGGCAAATTTGTCATTGGAGCCCTATTCCGCAGAGAACGCGCTATTCCTGGTCCCCGTTTGCAGCTTTCGTCTGATGCCGCCGCCGCATTGTCCATGCTCGCAGGGCAGCCGATCGAGTTGGAGGTTACGGCATTACGCCGTGAAGAAACGCCCTTAGAAATGCCGGTTGAAGACACTGTAGAAGCTGCGGATCAGGTTGAAACGAGTACACTTGATCCTATCGCAGCGGCCTCTTCAGCTATTGAAAAAGCCGACAAAAAGCCCCTCCCTGCCCCGGCAGTTGAAGCGGCAGCAAAACCAAAATCCGCCTCAACGAGCAAACTAAGTAAGGCCTTTGTACAAATCGGTATCTTTAGTGTCGAAGCCAATGCCAAAGGGGCCGCCGCGCAGATGCGCAGCGCTGGCATGGTGCCCACAGTGAAAGAACAGACGAGCAAGGGTAAAACTTTTTGGCGTGTTCTGGTTGGACCGGCAAATTCATCCGCCGAACGCAGTGCTTTGGTCAAGAAGATTCACAAAACCGGGTTCACCGATGCCTATGCTGTCACCCACTAA
- the tmk gene encoding dTMP kinase, giving the protein MKKNEGVFITFEGIDGSGKSTQTRLLAEHLMDIGHDVVLTREPGGSKGAEEIRALVLEGDPDRWSAETELLLFTAARRDHLERTIEPALANGQIVICDRFADSTRMYQGLSRGNLRNKVDQLHALMIGKEPDLTILVDMDPALGLARAKGRQTKEERFEDFGLELQNKMRQGFLDLARQYDQRFRLVDGNRAVDEVAKDISKVVSDFLT; this is encoded by the coding sequence TTGAAGAAGAATGAAGGCGTATTCATTACGTTTGAAGGCATCGACGGGTCTGGGAAGTCAACCCAGACCCGCTTGCTTGCCGAGCATTTAATGGATATTGGACATGACGTTGTATTGACCCGCGAACCAGGCGGTTCAAAGGGCGCTGAAGAGATCCGAGCCTTGGTCTTAGAGGGCGACCCAGATCGTTGGTCTGCAGAAACAGAGCTGTTGCTGTTTACGGCTGCACGGCGTGACCATTTGGAACGCACAATCGAACCCGCCTTGGCAAATGGTCAAATTGTGATTTGTGATCGATTTGCAGATAGCACGCGAATGTATCAAGGGCTCTCACGGGGGAACCTGCGCAACAAAGTTGATCAGCTACACGCGCTGATGATTGGCAAGGAACCTGACCTGACAATTCTTGTTGATATGGATCCTGCTCTTGGCTTGGCGCGCGCCAAAGGTCGCCAGACCAAAGAGGAACGATTTGAAGATTTTGGTTTAGAATTGCAGAACAAAATGCGCCAAGGGTTTTTGGACCTAGCGCGGCAATATGACCAAAGATTCCGATTAGTAGACGGCAACCGCGCAGTGGACGAAGTTGCCAAAGACATATCCAAAGTCGTGTCGGACTTTCTGACATGA
- a CDS encoding MBL fold metallo-hydrolase yields MTDTLTFTILGCGSSGGVPRLGGHWGVCDPSNPKNARTRCSLLIERESENGKTTVLIDTSPDMRHQLLRENIGALDGVVYTHSHADHVHGIDDLRMIVFNMRQRVAVWADSPTQEALLSRFAYAFVQPEGSPYPPILDLQTIQGKFCISGAGGDIILDPIEIKHGTIDALGFRVSDVLYLPDVSEIPDDVWPKLEGLECWILDALRRTPHPTHAHLERSLEWIKRAAPKNAVLTNMHIDLDYEELAGETENHIQPAFDGLRLNYSL; encoded by the coding sequence ATGACAGACACCCTCACATTCACAATTTTGGGATGCGGTTCGTCGGGTGGTGTGCCCCGCCTAGGTGGACATTGGGGGGTCTGCGACCCATCAAACCCCAAGAACGCGCGCACAAGATGTTCCCTTTTAATCGAGCGGGAAAGTGAAAACGGCAAAACAACTGTCTTAATCGATACCTCGCCTGACATGCGTCACCAATTACTGCGCGAGAATATTGGTGCGCTGGATGGTGTCGTGTACACGCATTCACATGCCGATCATGTGCATGGCATCGACGATTTGCGCATGATTGTTTTCAACATGCGCCAGCGCGTAGCTGTTTGGGCAGACAGTCCTACTCAAGAGGCATTGCTCAGCCGTTTTGCCTATGCGTTTGTTCAGCCCGAAGGCTCTCCCTATCCTCCGATACTGGATTTGCAGACCATTCAAGGCAAGTTCTGCATCTCTGGGGCTGGCGGTGACATTATTTTGGACCCAATTGAAATCAAGCACGGTACGATTGATGCCTTGGGATTTCGGGTGAGTGATGTTCTGTACTTGCCTGACGTCTCTGAGATACCAGATGACGTCTGGCCGAAGCTTGAGGGTCTGGAATGTTGGATTCTTGATGCGCTGCGTCGCACACCGCACCCTACCCACGCCCATCTTGAGCGGTCGCTGGAATGGATCAAACGAGCGGCACCCAAAAACGCTGTTTTGACCAATATGCACATTGATTTGGATTACGAAGAATTGGCGGGGGAAACGGAAAACCATATCCAGCCAGCCTTTGATGGTCTGCGCCTAAATTATAGTCTGTAG
- a CDS encoding tyrosine-type recombinase/integrase: MALSGKLTKKLVENLGAGRHGDGGGLYLVVDPSGARRWIVRVVVKGQKNKKGAPLRTDFGLGGADVVSLNQARERALEYRRMAKQGLNPRFNARKEVPTFEEVAQQVHIDRMPIWKNAKHGQQWINTLRDYAFPKIGRMPIDAIDQPEVMMCLAPIWTGKHETAKRLAQRIKTVLDVARSKGFRSGENPVTAIKDAQALPKVKAKVKHHKAMSWNDVPQFYADLKSRPSMAAKALMFTCLTGSRTSEALGLRWEELDLEARLWTCPAERMKGGQEHRVPLTDEMLATIEPLKAMNSEYVFEGQKRHKPLSNMAMLMLLRRMQVEGVTVHGFRSTFRDWASEVANAPREVAEKSLAHQVGSNVERAYARSDLLDKRRVLMERWSQFVSGTGDKNG; the protein is encoded by the coding sequence GTGGCCTTGTCTGGAAAGCTGACAAAGAAACTGGTCGAAAACCTAGGTGCTGGTCGGCATGGCGATGGCGGCGGCCTATATCTGGTGGTTGATCCATCTGGTGCGCGGCGTTGGATTGTTCGGGTTGTAGTGAAAGGTCAGAAAAACAAGAAAGGTGCGCCGTTGCGTACCGATTTTGGTTTGGGCGGTGCTGATGTCGTGTCATTGAACCAAGCGCGTGAACGGGCGTTGGAATATCGACGCATGGCCAAGCAAGGGCTAAACCCACGTTTCAACGCACGGAAAGAGGTGCCAACCTTTGAGGAGGTGGCGCAACAGGTTCATATTGACCGAATGCCGATTTGGAAGAACGCCAAACATGGGCAGCAATGGATCAATACCCTGCGCGATTATGCTTTCCCCAAGATCGGGCGAATGCCTATTGATGCAATCGACCAGCCTGAGGTGATGATGTGCCTTGCGCCGATCTGGACCGGGAAGCACGAAACAGCAAAGCGGCTGGCTCAACGCATTAAGACAGTATTGGACGTGGCGCGATCTAAGGGTTTCCGGTCTGGCGAAAACCCCGTCACGGCGATCAAGGATGCGCAAGCATTGCCTAAAGTCAAAGCCAAGGTGAAGCACCATAAAGCGATGAGCTGGAATGATGTGCCTCAGTTCTATGCTGACCTTAAATCCCGTCCCTCAATGGCGGCAAAGGCGTTGATGTTCACGTGCCTTACAGGATCAAGAACAAGTGAAGCGCTGGGTTTGCGTTGGGAAGAGCTAGACCTTGAGGCGCGGCTGTGGACTTGCCCGGCGGAGCGGATGAAGGGCGGGCAAGAGCACCGTGTCCCACTCACAGATGAAATGCTGGCGACCATAGAGCCGTTAAAGGCCATGAATTCAGAATATGTGTTTGAGGGGCAGAAGCGGCACAAACCCTTGTCGAATATGGCCATGCTTATGCTCTTGCGCCGTATGCAGGTTGAGGGCGTCACGGTGCACGGTTTTCGCTCGACCTTTCGCGATTGGGCCTCAGAGGTGGCAAACGCGCCGCGTGAGGTGGCAGAAAAGAGCTTGGCACATCAAGTCGGCTCAAATGTTGAGCGTGCCTATGCGCGGTCCGATTTGCTGGACAAGCGGCGGGTGCTTATGGAGCGCTGGTCACAATTCGTGTCGGGCACTGGTGACAAGAATGGTTGA
- a CDS encoding TatD family hydrolase, protein MTQPPFITDSHCHLDFPDFEGELDTIIDRAAAAGVTRMVTICTRLKNEPKVRAIAEAYKPVFYAAGTHPMSAAEEPLVTVDELIEMSKHPKFVGIGESGLDYHYTAESAEVQKASLLVHIQAARETGLPLIIHARAADDDMARILSGEFANGAYSCVMHCYCSGAELAKTCLDLGFYLSMSGIATFKNSQEVRDIFAAAPVNRVLVETDAPYLAPMPYRGKRNEPAFTANTARLGADVFGMEYAEFAAQSQANFERLFSKTVQQVEPV, encoded by the coding sequence ATGACCCAACCGCCATTTATCACCGACAGCCACTGTCATTTGGATTTCCCAGATTTTGAGGGCGAACTAGACACGATCATTGATCGCGCGGCCGCCGCTGGTGTGACGCGTATGGTGACCATTTGCACACGTTTAAAAAACGAGCCAAAGGTACGCGCAATCGCCGAAGCCTATAAGCCAGTGTTTTATGCGGCCGGCACGCATCCCATGAGTGCCGCCGAGGAACCTCTAGTAACGGTTGATGAGCTGATAGAAATGTCAAAACATCCAAAGTTTGTCGGCATCGGTGAGAGTGGACTTGATTATCACTACACAGCAGAGAGCGCCGAAGTTCAAAAAGCGTCGCTTTTGGTTCATATCCAAGCAGCGCGCGAAACAGGCTTACCACTGATCATTCATGCTCGCGCCGCCGACGATGATATGGCGCGCATATTGTCTGGCGAATTTGCAAATGGTGCCTATAGCTGCGTCATGCATTGTTATTGTTCAGGGGCCGAATTGGCTAAGACATGCTTAGATTTGGGCTTTTATCTTTCGATGTCAGGCATCGCCACGTTCAAGAATAGCCAAGAAGTTCGCGATATTTTTGCTGCCGCACCCGTGAACCGCGTTCTAGTTGAAACCGACGCGCCGTACTTGGCCCCGATGCCTTATCGTGGCAAACGCAATGAACCGGCTTTTACAGCAAACACTGCGCGCTTGGGGGCGGATGTGTTTGGAATGGAATACGCAGAGTTCGCGGCCCAATCACAGGCAAATTTTGAACGCCTTTTTAGCAAGACGGTCCAGCAGGTAGAGCCTGTATGA
- a CDS encoding AEC family transporter: MQEIISIVLPVFIIVGLGYVANWRSWLVDTHFDALMKFATNFAVPCLLFVAISDLDLSSSFNPDLFISFYSGAFACFLIGVLGARYLFNRDWEDCISIGFSCFFSNTVMLGLPIAERAFGAHSLAPNFAIVSMHSLFCYSIGITAMETVKARGRSVLGAVRTVVKGLLRNILVLSILAAFFVNLSGLTLPGPIVDSFSLIAKSALPVALFAIGGILFRYKPEGDTKTVLFICFVSLIIHPAIALLIGTSLQLSQENLRAVVIMAAVAPGINSYLFASLYGRAMRVAASSVLFATGFTIISASLWLVILG; the protein is encoded by the coding sequence ATGCAGGAAATCATAAGTATTGTCCTGCCGGTTTTTATCATCGTCGGTCTTGGGTACGTCGCCAACTGGCGCAGCTGGCTTGTTGACACCCACTTTGACGCACTGATGAAATTTGCCACGAATTTCGCTGTGCCCTGCCTGCTGTTCGTTGCGATTTCAGACTTGGATCTTTCATCCAGTTTCAACCCAGACCTGTTCATAAGCTTTTATTCTGGCGCGTTCGCTTGTTTCCTGATTGGCGTTCTGGGTGCTAGATACCTGTTTAACAGGGATTGGGAAGATTGCATTTCTATTGGCTTCAGTTGCTTCTTCTCCAACACAGTTATGCTTGGCCTACCCATCGCAGAACGGGCGTTTGGAGCGCATAGTCTCGCCCCAAATTTCGCAATTGTTTCAATGCACTCTTTATTTTGTTACAGCATTGGTATCACCGCAATGGAAACGGTGAAGGCACGCGGAAGGTCGGTTTTGGGCGCGGTTCGTACTGTTGTAAAAGGCCTTTTGCGCAATATTTTAGTACTATCGATATTGGCCGCATTTTTCGTCAACCTTTCTGGTCTTACCTTGCCAGGGCCTATCGTCGATAGCTTTTCGCTGATCGCAAAATCTGCGCTTCCAGTCGCGTTGTTTGCAATTGGCGGTATTCTATTTCGCTACAAACCAGAGGGCGACACAAAGACCGTTTTATTCATTTGTTTCGTGTCACTTATCATTCATCCAGCAATTGCGCTGTTGATCGGCACCTCTTTGCAGTTGTCGCAAGAGAACCTAAGAGCCGTGGTGATTATGGCGGCGGTGGCACCTGGTATTAATTCTTACCTATTTGCCAGCCTTTATGGTCGCGCCATGCGCGTTGCTGCGAGTAGCGTGCTTTTTGCGACCGGATTTACCATAATATCAGCTTCGCTGTGGCTGGTTATACTTGGCTAA
- a CDS encoding DNA polymerase III subunit delta', whose translation MSADIPEADRIEGAPHPKETATLFGQDAAQHMFLEAFNADRLHHGWLLTGPRGVGKATFAWQVARFLLATPKADKGGMFADAPQVAQSLKVDPEHPVSRRILAGSEPGLFAVRRPYDEKTKKLKSQITVDEIRKLKAFFTLSSADGGRRVVIVDAADEMNVSAANALLKLLEEPPADTTLLLISHQPSRLLPTIRSRCRELRFSALNYDAMGLALAQADVHTDESAAMSELSGGSVGDAILLSQSGGLSVYAELVSLFAELPQLNRQRALRLADSAAQRGSSDKFEQILNLIDLFLVRMARAGATGQPPKIEAAPNEARIFKQLAPTMHKARAWADVAEQITSRSRHGKSVNLDPAALVLDTVWKIQQTAAQ comes from the coding sequence ATGAGCGCGGACATACCCGAAGCCGATCGCATCGAAGGTGCCCCACATCCGAAAGAGACCGCAACGCTCTTTGGGCAAGATGCGGCACAGCATATGTTTCTGGAGGCTTTCAACGCCGACCGACTGCACCATGGATGGCTGCTTACGGGACCACGCGGGGTTGGAAAAGCAACTTTTGCATGGCAGGTCGCACGATTTCTGCTCGCAACTCCAAAGGCGGATAAAGGCGGCATGTTTGCAGATGCGCCTCAGGTTGCGCAGTCTTTGAAAGTGGATCCTGAACATCCAGTTTCTCGACGCATTCTGGCTGGATCAGAGCCTGGTTTGTTTGCAGTGCGCAGGCCTTATGACGAGAAGACTAAAAAGCTTAAATCGCAAATTACCGTTGATGAGATCCGCAAACTCAAAGCTTTTTTCACGCTTTCATCTGCGGATGGTGGCCGGCGCGTTGTGATTGTTGACGCAGCTGATGAAATGAATGTGAGTGCGGCGAATGCTTTGCTAAAACTGCTTGAAGAGCCGCCAGCAGACACAACGCTTTTGTTGATTTCACACCAACCTTCGCGATTGCTACCAACAATACGCTCGCGTTGTCGCGAACTTCGGTTTTCTGCACTGAATTATGATGCAATGGGTCTGGCCTTAGCACAGGCGGATGTTCACACAGATGAATCCGCGGCCATGTCTGAACTTTCGGGCGGCTCTGTCGGAGACGCCATTTTATTGTCGCAGTCCGGCGGACTGTCGGTTTACGCTGAACTGGTCAGTCTTTTTGCGGAATTGCCACAACTTAACCGCCAGCGCGCATTGCGACTGGCTGACTCTGCGGCTCAGCGCGGGTCATCTGACAAATTTGAGCAAATTTTAAATCTGATTGATCTTTTTCTTGTGCGTATGGCCCGAGCGGGCGCAACCGGGCAACCACCTAAAATCGAAGCCGCTCCGAATGAAGCTCGGATATTTAAGCAACTCGCCCCAACGATGCACAAAGCGCGTGCTTGGGCTGACGTGGCAGAGCAGATCACATCACGAAGCCGCCACGGCAAGTCGGTAAACCTTGACCCTGCAGCCCTTGTGCTGGATACGGTTTGGAAGATTCAACAAACTGCTGCACAATAG
- a CDS encoding MerR family transcriptional regulator gives MANLFEQDRNYVLGDDELSIIGDRDKLAQWRHKGMGPVFYKLGRKIIYRGADLNAWAEAQRVEPSKGGQL, from the coding sequence ATGGCAAACCTATTCGAGCAAGACCGAAACTACGTTCTTGGCGATGATGAACTAAGCATCATTGGTGACCGCGATAAGCTGGCGCAATGGCGTCACAAAGGTATGGGGCCAGTATTCTACAAGCTAGGCCGGAAGATCATCTATCGCGGCGCTGATCTTAATGCATGGGCGGAGGCTCAGCGCGTTGAGCCTTCCAAGGGCGGGCAGCTCTGA
- a CDS encoding D-alanyl-D-alanine carboxypeptidase family protein, with translation MLQAGKRLITALLASAVLAYPAHAFETRAKAAFVLDQTTGTILMSKNADEALPPASMSKLMTLYMAFEAVRKGSLKMEEKLPVSQHAMSYGGSTMFLDTTDRIKVADLLRGIIVLSGNDACAVIAETLSPDGTEAGFARQMTLRAREMGMTNSTFVNSNGWPAPGHRMSMRDLALLASRLINDFPEFYPMFSETEFKFDGRARQNTQNRNPLLKLDIGADGLKTGHTNEAGYGLVGSAKRDQRRVIFAVSGMESAKARAEVSEQIVNWAFRQFSERKLLPAGKRIAEADVWRGAVPRVGLVTKSDVNVLLPVIGQTKIDAEVVYNGPLKTPIQKGDKLADLVIRPVDLPEIRVPLVAETDVSMGGFTVKMRTAITVLMTQFGMNAKDAT, from the coding sequence ATGTTGCAAGCAGGAAAACGCCTGATCACAGCGCTTTTGGCATCTGCGGTTTTAGCATACCCTGCCCATGCGTTTGAAACCCGGGCCAAGGCTGCCTTTGTGTTAGATCAGACCACGGGCACGATTTTGATGTCAAAAAATGCCGACGAAGCGTTGCCGCCCGCGTCGATGTCCAAATTGATGACGCTTTACATGGCCTTTGAAGCGGTGCGCAAAGGCAGCTTGAAAATGGAAGAAAAACTTCCAGTTTCGCAACACGCCATGAGCTATGGCGGTTCAACGATGTTTCTGGACACAACGGATCGCATCAAAGTTGCTGATCTGTTGCGTGGGATTATCGTTTTATCGGGGAACGATGCCTGCGCTGTGATTGCAGAAACCCTGAGCCCTGATGGTACTGAGGCGGGGTTTGCACGGCAAATGACATTGCGCGCACGTGAAATGGGTATGACAAATTCAACCTTCGTTAATTCGAATGGATGGCCTGCGCCCGGACATAGAATGTCGATGCGTGATCTGGCGTTGCTTGCCAGTCGGCTGATTAACGATTTTCCTGAATTTTATCCCATGTTCTCCGAAACAGAGTTCAAATTCGACGGCCGCGCTCGACAGAACACGCAAAACCGAAATCCTCTGTTGAAACTGGATATCGGGGCGGATGGTTTAAAAACCGGTCACACCAACGAAGCAGGCTATGGTCTTGTAGGGTCAGCGAAACGCGATCAGCGCCGGGTGATTTTTGCGGTATCTGGCATGGAAAGCGCAAAGGCACGCGCCGAAGTTTCCGAACAAATTGTGAATTGGGCCTTTCGGCAATTCAGCGAGCGCAAATTGCTACCTGCAGGCAAACGTATTGCTGAAGCAGACGTCTGGCGCGGCGCGGTTCCACGCGTCGGTCTGGTTACCAAATCTGATGTGAACGTATTGTTACCTGTCATTGGGCAGACCAAAATCGATGCCGAAGTTGTCTATAACGGCCCCTTAAAAACGCCAATTCAAAAAGGCGATAAGCTGGCTGATTTGGTAATTCGCCCCGTCGATCTTCCTGAAATTCGCGTACCGCTGGTGGCCGAAACAGATGTTTCAATGGGCGGGTTTACCGTTAAAATGCGCACAGCAATAACTGTGCTGATGACCCAGTTCGGAATGAATGCGAAGGACGCGACTTGA